A genome region from Macaca nemestrina isolate mMacNem1 chromosome 15, mMacNem.hap1, whole genome shotgun sequence includes the following:
- the LOC105481589 gene encoding disintegrin and metalloproteinase domain-containing protein 33 isoform X5: MGWRPGRARGSPFLLLLLLLLLWPVPGAGVLPDDGAAQASSLHRSLTLKASAAHLPEAASLFPSPLHWRPWPLPCDHRPQACPSTKGHIPGQPVTPYWVLDGRPLRAVSLEEPVLKPDMGLVALEAEGQELLLELEKNQLLAPGYIETHYAPDGRPVVLAPNHKDHCHYQGRVRGFPNSWVVLCTCSGMSGLITLSSNASYYLRPWPPRGSKDFSTHKIFRMKQLFTWKGACGHRDPGDKAGMASLPGAPQSRDRREARRTGRYLELYIVADHTLVRRPQGLAGSGMGPAQHLKPPGFLPSQFLTQQRNLNHTKQRLLEVANYVDQLLRTLDIQVVLTGLEVWTERDRSRVTQDANATLWAFLQWRRRLWAQRPHDSTQLLTGRAFQGATVGLAPVEGMCRAESSGGVSTDHSELPIGAAATMAHEIGHSLGLSHDPDGCCVEAAAESGGCVMAAATGHPFPRVFSACSRRQLRAFFRKGGGACLSNAPDSGLPVLPARCGNGFVEAGEECDCGSGQECRDLCCFAHNCSLRPGAQCAHGDCCAHCLLKPAGALCRQAMGDCDLPEFCTGISSHCPPDVYLLDGSPCARGSGYCWDGACPTLEQQCQQLWGPGSHPAPEACFQVVNSAGDAHGNCGQDSKGHFLPCAGRDVLCGKLQCQGGKPSLLTPHMVPVDSTVHLDGHEVTCRGVLALPGAQLDLLGLGMVEPGTQCGPRMVCQSRRCENTAFQELHRCLTACHSHGVCNSNHNCHCAPGWAPPFCDNPGFGGSTDSGPVQPENRDTFLLAMLLSVLLPLLPGAGLAWCCYRLPGAHLQRCSWGCRRDPACSGPKDGPHRDHPLGGVHPMELGPTATGQPWALGRENSHEPSSHPEKPVARSPA; the protein is encoded by the exons ATGGGCTGGAGACCCGGGAGAGCTCGGGGGTCCCCGttcctgctgctgctactgctccTGCTGCTCTGGCCAGTGCCTGGCGCCGGGGTGCTTCCAG ATGATGGGGCTGCACAGGCGTCCTCTCTTCATAGATCTCTCACCCTGAAAGCATCTGCTGCCCATCTACCCGAGgctgcctccctcttcccttcccctttgcacTGGCGGCCTTGGCCTCTTCCTTGTGATCACCGACCCCAAGCCTGCCCATCCACCAAAG GACATATCCCTGGGCAGCCAGTCACCCCCTACTGGGTCCTGGATGGACGACCCTTGCGCGCTGTCAGCCTGGAGGAGCCG GTCTTGAAGCCAGACATGGGGCTGGTGGCCCTGGAGGCTGAAGGCCAGGAGCTCCTGCTTGAGCTGGAGAAGAACCA GCTGCTGGCCCCAGGATACATAGAAACCCACTACGCCCCAGATGGGCGGCCAGTGGTGCTGGCCCCCAACCACAAG GATCATTGCCACTACCAAGGGCGAGTAAGGGGCTTCCCCAACTCCTGGGTAGTCCTCTGCACCTGCTCTGGGATGAG TGGCCTGATCACCCTCAGCAGCAATGCCAGCTATTATCTGCGTCCCTGGCCGCCCCGGGGCTCCAAGGACTTCTCAACCCACAAGATCTTCCGGATGAAGCAGCTGTTCACCTGGAAAGGAGCCTGTGGCCACAGAGATCCTGGGGACAAAGCGGGCATGGCCAGCCTTCCTGGGGCTCCCCAGAGCAGG GACAGGCGAGAAGCGCGCAGGACCGGGAGGTACCTGGAACTGTACATTGTGGCAGACCACACCCTGGTGAGGAGACCCCAGGGGTTGGCGGGTTCTGGGATGGGGCCAGCTCAGCACCTCAAGCCACCAGGATTTCTGCCTTCCCAGTTCTTGACCCAGCAGCGAAACTTGAACCACACCAAACAGCGTCTCCTGGAAGTCGCCAACTACGTGGACCAG CTTCTCAGGACTCTGGACATTCAGGTGGTGCTGACCGGTCTGGAAGTGTGGACCGAGCGGGACCGCAGCCGCGTCACGCAGGACGCCAACGCCACGCTCTGGGCCTTCCTGCAGTGGCGCCGGAGGCTGTGGGCGCAGCGGCCCCACGACTCCACGCAGCTGCTCAC GGGCCGCGCCTTCCAGGGCGCCACAGTGGGCCTGGCGCCCGTCGAGGGCATGTGCCGCGCCGAGAGCTCGGGAGGCGTGAGCACG GACCATTCGGAGCTCCCCATTGGCGCCGCAGCCACCATGGCCCATGAGATTGGCCACAGCCTCGGCCTCAGCCACGACCCCGACGGCTGCTGCGTGGAGGCTGCGGCCGAGTCCGGAGGCTGCGTCATGGCTGCGGCCACCGG GCACCCGTTCCCGCGCGTGTTCAGCGCCTGCAGCCGCCGCCAGCTGCGTGCCTTCTTCCGCAAGGGGGGCGGCGCGTGCCTCTCCAATGCCCCGGACTCCGGACTCCCCGTGCTGCCGGCGCGCTGCGGGAACGGCTTTGTGGAGGCGGGCGAGGAGTGTGACTGCGGCTCTGGCCAG GAGTGCCGCGACCTCTGCTGCTTTGCTCACAACTGTTCGCTGCGCCCGGGGGCCCAGTGCGCCCACGGGGACTGCTGCGCGCACTGCCTG CTGAAGCCGGCTGGAGCGCTGTGCCGCCAGGCCATGGGCGACTGTGACCTCCCTGAGTTCTGCACGGGCATCTCCTCCCACTGTCCCCCAGACGTTTACCTACTGGACGGCTCACCCTGTGCCAGGGGCAGTGGCTACTGCTGGGATGGCGCATGTCCCACGCTGGAGCAGCAGTGCCAGCAGCTCTGGGGGCCTG GCTCCCATCCAGCCCCCGAGGCCTGTTTCCAGGTGGTGAACTCTGCGGGAGATGCCCACGGGAACTGCGGCCAGGACAGCAAGGGCCACTTCCTGCCCTGTGCAGGGAG GGATGTCCTGTGTGGGAAGCTACAGTGCCAGGGCGGAAAGCCCAGCCTGCTCACACCGCACATGGTGCCAGTGGACTCCACCGTTCACCTAGATGGCCATGAAGTGACCTGTCGGGGAGTGTTGGCACTCCCTGGTGCCCAGCTGGACCTGCTTGGCCTGGGCATGGTAGAACCAGGCACCCAGTGTGGACCTAGAATG GTGTGCCAGAGTAGGCGCTGCGAGAACACCGCCTTCCAGGAGCTGCATCGCTGCCTGACTGCCTGCCACAGCCATGGG GTTTGCAATAGCAACCATAactgccactgtgctccaggctgggcTCCACCCTTCTGTGACAACCCAGGCTTTGGTGGCAGCACGGACAGTGGCCCTGTGCAGCCTGAAA ACCGTGACACCTTCCTGCTGGCCATGCTCCTCAGCGTCCTGCTGCCTCTGCTCCCAGGGGCTGGCCTGGCCTGGTGTTGCTACCGACTCCCAGGAGCCCATCTGCAACGATgcagctggggctgcaggaggGACCCTGCGTGCAGTGG GCCCAAGGATGGCCCACACAGGGACCACCCCCTGGGCGGCGTTCACCCCATGGAGTTGGGACCCACAGCCACTGGACAGCCCTGGGCCCTGG GCCGCGAGAACTCTCATGAGCCCAGCAGCCACCCTGAGAAGCCTGTGGCCCGCAGTCCCGCCTGA
- the LOC105481589 gene encoding disintegrin and metalloproteinase domain-containing protein 33 isoform X3, with the protein MGWRPGRARGSPFLLLLLLLLLWPVPGAGVLPDDGAAQASSLHRSLTLKASAAHLPEAASLFPSPLHWRPWPLPCDHRPQACPSTKGHIPGQPVTPYWVLDGRPLRAVSLEEPVLKPDMGLVALEAEGQELLLELEKNHRLLAPGYIETHYAPDGRPVVLAPNHKDHCHYQGRVRGFPNSWVVLCTCSGMSGLITLSSNASYYLRPWPPRGSKDFSTHKIFRMKQLFTWKGACGHRDPGDKAGMASLPGAPQSRDRREARRTGRYLELYIVADHTLVRRPQGLAGSGMGPAQHLKPPGFLPSQFLTQQRNLNHTKQRLLEVANYVDQLLRTLDIQVVLTGLEVWTERDRSRVTQDANATLWAFLQWRRRLWAQRPHDSTQLLTGRAFQGATVGLAPVEGMCRAESSGGVSTDHSELPIGAAATMAHEIGHSLGLSHDPDGCCVEAAAESGGCVMAAATGHPFPRVFSACSRRQLRAFFRKGGGACLSNAPDSGLPVLPARCGNGFVEAGEECDCGSGQECRDLCCFAHNCSLRPGAQCAHGDCCAHCLLKPAGALCRQAMGDCDLPEFCTGISSHCPPDVYLLDGSPCARGSGYCWDGACPTLEQQCQQLWGPGSHPAPEACFQVVNSAGDAHGNCGQDSKGHFLPCAGRDVLCGKLQCQGGKPSLLTPHMVPVDSTVHLDGHEVTCRGVLALPGAQLDLLGLGMVEPGTQCGPRMVCQSRRCENTAFQELHRCLTACHSHGVCNSNHNCHCAPGWAPPFCDNPGFGGSTDSGPVQPENRDTFLLAMLLSVLLPLLPGAGLAWCCYRLPGAHLQRCSWGCRRDPACSGPKDGPHRDHPLGGVHPMELGPTATGQPWALGRENSHEPSSHPEKPVARSPA; encoded by the exons ATGGGCTGGAGACCCGGGAGAGCTCGGGGGTCCCCGttcctgctgctgctactgctccTGCTGCTCTGGCCAGTGCCTGGCGCCGGGGTGCTTCCAG ATGATGGGGCTGCACAGGCGTCCTCTCTTCATAGATCTCTCACCCTGAAAGCATCTGCTGCCCATCTACCCGAGgctgcctccctcttcccttcccctttgcacTGGCGGCCTTGGCCTCTTCCTTGTGATCACCGACCCCAAGCCTGCCCATCCACCAAAG GACATATCCCTGGGCAGCCAGTCACCCCCTACTGGGTCCTGGATGGACGACCCTTGCGCGCTGTCAGCCTGGAGGAGCCG GTCTTGAAGCCAGACATGGGGCTGGTGGCCCTGGAGGCTGAAGGCCAGGAGCTCCTGCTTGAGCTGGAGAAGAACCA CAGGCTGCTGGCCCCAGGATACATAGAAACCCACTACGCCCCAGATGGGCGGCCAGTGGTGCTGGCCCCCAACCACAAG GATCATTGCCACTACCAAGGGCGAGTAAGGGGCTTCCCCAACTCCTGGGTAGTCCTCTGCACCTGCTCTGGGATGAG TGGCCTGATCACCCTCAGCAGCAATGCCAGCTATTATCTGCGTCCCTGGCCGCCCCGGGGCTCCAAGGACTTCTCAACCCACAAGATCTTCCGGATGAAGCAGCTGTTCACCTGGAAAGGAGCCTGTGGCCACAGAGATCCTGGGGACAAAGCGGGCATGGCCAGCCTTCCTGGGGCTCCCCAGAGCAGG GACAGGCGAGAAGCGCGCAGGACCGGGAGGTACCTGGAACTGTACATTGTGGCAGACCACACCCTGGTGAGGAGACCCCAGGGGTTGGCGGGTTCTGGGATGGGGCCAGCTCAGCACCTCAAGCCACCAGGATTTCTGCCTTCCCAGTTCTTGACCCAGCAGCGAAACTTGAACCACACCAAACAGCGTCTCCTGGAAGTCGCCAACTACGTGGACCAG CTTCTCAGGACTCTGGACATTCAGGTGGTGCTGACCGGTCTGGAAGTGTGGACCGAGCGGGACCGCAGCCGCGTCACGCAGGACGCCAACGCCACGCTCTGGGCCTTCCTGCAGTGGCGCCGGAGGCTGTGGGCGCAGCGGCCCCACGACTCCACGCAGCTGCTCAC GGGCCGCGCCTTCCAGGGCGCCACAGTGGGCCTGGCGCCCGTCGAGGGCATGTGCCGCGCCGAGAGCTCGGGAGGCGTGAGCACG GACCATTCGGAGCTCCCCATTGGCGCCGCAGCCACCATGGCCCATGAGATTGGCCACAGCCTCGGCCTCAGCCACGACCCCGACGGCTGCTGCGTGGAGGCTGCGGCCGAGTCCGGAGGCTGCGTCATGGCTGCGGCCACCGG GCACCCGTTCCCGCGCGTGTTCAGCGCCTGCAGCCGCCGCCAGCTGCGTGCCTTCTTCCGCAAGGGGGGCGGCGCGTGCCTCTCCAATGCCCCGGACTCCGGACTCCCCGTGCTGCCGGCGCGCTGCGGGAACGGCTTTGTGGAGGCGGGCGAGGAGTGTGACTGCGGCTCTGGCCAG GAGTGCCGCGACCTCTGCTGCTTTGCTCACAACTGTTCGCTGCGCCCGGGGGCCCAGTGCGCCCACGGGGACTGCTGCGCGCACTGCCTG CTGAAGCCGGCTGGAGCGCTGTGCCGCCAGGCCATGGGCGACTGTGACCTCCCTGAGTTCTGCACGGGCATCTCCTCCCACTGTCCCCCAGACGTTTACCTACTGGACGGCTCACCCTGTGCCAGGGGCAGTGGCTACTGCTGGGATGGCGCATGTCCCACGCTGGAGCAGCAGTGCCAGCAGCTCTGGGGGCCTG GCTCCCATCCAGCCCCCGAGGCCTGTTTCCAGGTGGTGAACTCTGCGGGAGATGCCCACGGGAACTGCGGCCAGGACAGCAAGGGCCACTTCCTGCCCTGTGCAGGGAG GGATGTCCTGTGTGGGAAGCTACAGTGCCAGGGCGGAAAGCCCAGCCTGCTCACACCGCACATGGTGCCAGTGGACTCCACCGTTCACCTAGATGGCCATGAAGTGACCTGTCGGGGAGTGTTGGCACTCCCTGGTGCCCAGCTGGACCTGCTTGGCCTGGGCATGGTAGAACCAGGCACCCAGTGTGGACCTAGAATG GTGTGCCAGAGTAGGCGCTGCGAGAACACCGCCTTCCAGGAGCTGCATCGCTGCCTGACTGCCTGCCACAGCCATGGG GTTTGCAATAGCAACCATAactgccactgtgctccaggctgggcTCCACCCTTCTGTGACAACCCAGGCTTTGGTGGCAGCACGGACAGTGGCCCTGTGCAGCCTGAAA ACCGTGACACCTTCCTGCTGGCCATGCTCCTCAGCGTCCTGCTGCCTCTGCTCCCAGGGGCTGGCCTGGCCTGGTGTTGCTACCGACTCCCAGGAGCCCATCTGCAACGATgcagctggggctgcaggaggGACCCTGCGTGCAGTGG GCCCAAGGATGGCCCACACAGGGACCACCCCCTGGGCGGCGTTCACCCCATGGAGTTGGGACCCACAGCCACTGGACAGCCCTGGGCCCTGG GCCGCGAGAACTCTCATGAGCCCAGCAGCCACCCTGAGAAGCCTGTGGCCCGCAGTCCCGCCTGA
- the LOC105481589 gene encoding disintegrin and metalloproteinase domain-containing protein 33 isoform X10 — MGWRPGRARGSPFLLLLLLLLLWPVPGAGVLPDDGAAQASSLHRSLTLKASAAHLPEAASLFPSPLHWRPWPLPCDHRPQACPSTKGHIPGQPVTPYWVLDGRPLRAVSLEEPVLKPDMGLVALEAEGQELLLELEKNHGLITLSSNASYYLRPWPPRGSKDFSTHKIFRMKQLFTWKGACGHRDPGDKAGMASLPGAPQSRDRREARRTGRYLELYIVADHTLVRRPQGLAGSGMGPAQHLKPPGFLPSQFLTQQRNLNHTKQRLLEVANYVDQLLRTLDIQVVLTGLEVWTERDRSRVTQDANATLWAFLQWRRRLWAQRPHDSTQLLTGRAFQGATVGLAPVEGMCRAESSGGVSTDHSELPIGAAATMAHEIGHSLGLSHDPDGCCVEAAAESGGCVMAAATGHPFPRVFSACSRRQLRAFFRKGGGACLSNAPDSGLPVLPARCGNGFVEAGEECDCGSGQECRDLCCFAHNCSLRPGAQCAHGDCCAHCLLKPAGALCRQAMGDCDLPEFCTGISSHCPPDVYLLDGSPCARGSGYCWDGACPTLEQQCQQLWGPGSHPAPEACFQVVNSAGDAHGNCGQDSKGHFLPCAGRDVLCGKLQCQGGKPSLLTPHMVPVDSTVHLDGHEVTCRGVLALPGAQLDLLGLGMVEPGTQCGPRMVCQSRRCENTAFQELHRCLTACHSHGVCNSNHNCHCAPGWAPPFCDNPGFGGSTDSGPVQPENRDTFLLAMLLSVLLPLLPGAGLAWCCYRLPGAHLQRCSWGCRRDPACSGPKDGPHRDHPLGGVHPMELGPTATGQPWALGRENSHEPSSHPEKPVARSPA; from the exons ATGGGCTGGAGACCCGGGAGAGCTCGGGGGTCCCCGttcctgctgctgctactgctccTGCTGCTCTGGCCAGTGCCTGGCGCCGGGGTGCTTCCAG ATGATGGGGCTGCACAGGCGTCCTCTCTTCATAGATCTCTCACCCTGAAAGCATCTGCTGCCCATCTACCCGAGgctgcctccctcttcccttcccctttgcacTGGCGGCCTTGGCCTCTTCCTTGTGATCACCGACCCCAAGCCTGCCCATCCACCAAAG GACATATCCCTGGGCAGCCAGTCACCCCCTACTGGGTCCTGGATGGACGACCCTTGCGCGCTGTCAGCCTGGAGGAGCCG GTCTTGAAGCCAGACATGGGGCTGGTGGCCCTGGAGGCTGAAGGCCAGGAGCTCCTGCTTGAGCTGGAGAAGAACCA TGGCCTGATCACCCTCAGCAGCAATGCCAGCTATTATCTGCGTCCCTGGCCGCCCCGGGGCTCCAAGGACTTCTCAACCCACAAGATCTTCCGGATGAAGCAGCTGTTCACCTGGAAAGGAGCCTGTGGCCACAGAGATCCTGGGGACAAAGCGGGCATGGCCAGCCTTCCTGGGGCTCCCCAGAGCAGG GACAGGCGAGAAGCGCGCAGGACCGGGAGGTACCTGGAACTGTACATTGTGGCAGACCACACCCTGGTGAGGAGACCCCAGGGGTTGGCGGGTTCTGGGATGGGGCCAGCTCAGCACCTCAAGCCACCAGGATTTCTGCCTTCCCAGTTCTTGACCCAGCAGCGAAACTTGAACCACACCAAACAGCGTCTCCTGGAAGTCGCCAACTACGTGGACCAG CTTCTCAGGACTCTGGACATTCAGGTGGTGCTGACCGGTCTGGAAGTGTGGACCGAGCGGGACCGCAGCCGCGTCACGCAGGACGCCAACGCCACGCTCTGGGCCTTCCTGCAGTGGCGCCGGAGGCTGTGGGCGCAGCGGCCCCACGACTCCACGCAGCTGCTCAC GGGCCGCGCCTTCCAGGGCGCCACAGTGGGCCTGGCGCCCGTCGAGGGCATGTGCCGCGCCGAGAGCTCGGGAGGCGTGAGCACG GACCATTCGGAGCTCCCCATTGGCGCCGCAGCCACCATGGCCCATGAGATTGGCCACAGCCTCGGCCTCAGCCACGACCCCGACGGCTGCTGCGTGGAGGCTGCGGCCGAGTCCGGAGGCTGCGTCATGGCTGCGGCCACCGG GCACCCGTTCCCGCGCGTGTTCAGCGCCTGCAGCCGCCGCCAGCTGCGTGCCTTCTTCCGCAAGGGGGGCGGCGCGTGCCTCTCCAATGCCCCGGACTCCGGACTCCCCGTGCTGCCGGCGCGCTGCGGGAACGGCTTTGTGGAGGCGGGCGAGGAGTGTGACTGCGGCTCTGGCCAG GAGTGCCGCGACCTCTGCTGCTTTGCTCACAACTGTTCGCTGCGCCCGGGGGCCCAGTGCGCCCACGGGGACTGCTGCGCGCACTGCCTG CTGAAGCCGGCTGGAGCGCTGTGCCGCCAGGCCATGGGCGACTGTGACCTCCCTGAGTTCTGCACGGGCATCTCCTCCCACTGTCCCCCAGACGTTTACCTACTGGACGGCTCACCCTGTGCCAGGGGCAGTGGCTACTGCTGGGATGGCGCATGTCCCACGCTGGAGCAGCAGTGCCAGCAGCTCTGGGGGCCTG GCTCCCATCCAGCCCCCGAGGCCTGTTTCCAGGTGGTGAACTCTGCGGGAGATGCCCACGGGAACTGCGGCCAGGACAGCAAGGGCCACTTCCTGCCCTGTGCAGGGAG GGATGTCCTGTGTGGGAAGCTACAGTGCCAGGGCGGAAAGCCCAGCCTGCTCACACCGCACATGGTGCCAGTGGACTCCACCGTTCACCTAGATGGCCATGAAGTGACCTGTCGGGGAGTGTTGGCACTCCCTGGTGCCCAGCTGGACCTGCTTGGCCTGGGCATGGTAGAACCAGGCACCCAGTGTGGACCTAGAATG GTGTGCCAGAGTAGGCGCTGCGAGAACACCGCCTTCCAGGAGCTGCATCGCTGCCTGACTGCCTGCCACAGCCATGGG GTTTGCAATAGCAACCATAactgccactgtgctccaggctgggcTCCACCCTTCTGTGACAACCCAGGCTTTGGTGGCAGCACGGACAGTGGCCCTGTGCAGCCTGAAA ACCGTGACACCTTCCTGCTGGCCATGCTCCTCAGCGTCCTGCTGCCTCTGCTCCCAGGGGCTGGCCTGGCCTGGTGTTGCTACCGACTCCCAGGAGCCCATCTGCAACGATgcagctggggctgcaggaggGACCCTGCGTGCAGTGG GCCCAAGGATGGCCCACACAGGGACCACCCCCTGGGCGGCGTTCACCCCATGGAGTTGGGACCCACAGCCACTGGACAGCCCTGGGCCCTGG GCCGCGAGAACTCTCATGAGCCCAGCAGCCACCCTGAGAAGCCTGTGGCCCGCAGTCCCGCCTGA
- the LOC105481589 gene encoding disintegrin and metalloproteinase domain-containing protein 33 isoform X7, producing MGWRPGRARGSPFLLLLLLLLLWPVPGAGVLPDDGAAQASSLHRSLTLKASAAHLPEAASLFPSPLHWRPWPLPCDHRPQACPSTKGHIPGQPVTPYWVLDGRPLRAVSLEEPVLKPDMGLVALEAEGQELLLELEKNHRLLAPGYIETHYAPDGRPVVLAPNHKDHCHYQGRVRGFPNSWVVLCTCSGMSGLITLSSNASYYLRPWPPRGSKDFSTHKIFRMKQLFTWKGACGHRDPGDKAGMASLPGAPQSRDRREARRTGRYLELYIVADHTLFLTQQRNLNHTKQRLLEVANYVDQLLRTLDIQVVLTGLEVWTERDRSRVTQDANATLWAFLQWRRRLWAQRPHDSTQLLTGRAFQGATVGLAPVEGMCRAESSGGVSTDHSELPIGAAATMAHEIGHSLGLSHDPDGCCVEAAAESGGCVMAAATGHPFPRVFSACSRRQLRAFFRKGGGACLSNAPDSGLPVLPARCGNGFVEAGEECDCGSGQECRDLCCFAHNCSLRPGAQCAHGDCCAHCLLKPAGALCRQAMGDCDLPEFCTGISSHCPPDVYLLDGSPCARGSGYCWDGACPTLEQQCQQLWGPGSHPAPEACFQVVNSAGDAHGNCGQDSKGHFLPCAGRDVLCGKLQCQGGKPSLLTPHMVPVDSTVHLDGHEVTCRGVLALPGAQLDLLGLGMVEPGTQCGPRMVCQSRRCENTAFQELHRCLTACHSHGVCNSNHNCHCAPGWAPPFCDNPGFGGSTDSGPVQPENRDTFLLAMLLSVLLPLLPGAGLAWCCYRLPGAHLQRCSWGCRRDPACSGPKDGPHRDHPLGGVHPMELGPTATGQPWALGRENSHEPSSHPEKPVARSPA from the exons ATGGGCTGGAGACCCGGGAGAGCTCGGGGGTCCCCGttcctgctgctgctactgctccTGCTGCTCTGGCCAGTGCCTGGCGCCGGGGTGCTTCCAG ATGATGGGGCTGCACAGGCGTCCTCTCTTCATAGATCTCTCACCCTGAAAGCATCTGCTGCCCATCTACCCGAGgctgcctccctcttcccttcccctttgcacTGGCGGCCTTGGCCTCTTCCTTGTGATCACCGACCCCAAGCCTGCCCATCCACCAAAG GACATATCCCTGGGCAGCCAGTCACCCCCTACTGGGTCCTGGATGGACGACCCTTGCGCGCTGTCAGCCTGGAGGAGCCG GTCTTGAAGCCAGACATGGGGCTGGTGGCCCTGGAGGCTGAAGGCCAGGAGCTCCTGCTTGAGCTGGAGAAGAACCA CAGGCTGCTGGCCCCAGGATACATAGAAACCCACTACGCCCCAGATGGGCGGCCAGTGGTGCTGGCCCCCAACCACAAG GATCATTGCCACTACCAAGGGCGAGTAAGGGGCTTCCCCAACTCCTGGGTAGTCCTCTGCACCTGCTCTGGGATGAG TGGCCTGATCACCCTCAGCAGCAATGCCAGCTATTATCTGCGTCCCTGGCCGCCCCGGGGCTCCAAGGACTTCTCAACCCACAAGATCTTCCGGATGAAGCAGCTGTTCACCTGGAAAGGAGCCTGTGGCCACAGAGATCCTGGGGACAAAGCGGGCATGGCCAGCCTTCCTGGGGCTCCCCAGAGCAGG GACAGGCGAGAAGCGCGCAGGACCGGGAGGTACCTGGAACTGTACATTGTGGCAGACCACACCCTG TTCTTGACCCAGCAGCGAAACTTGAACCACACCAAACAGCGTCTCCTGGAAGTCGCCAACTACGTGGACCAG CTTCTCAGGACTCTGGACATTCAGGTGGTGCTGACCGGTCTGGAAGTGTGGACCGAGCGGGACCGCAGCCGCGTCACGCAGGACGCCAACGCCACGCTCTGGGCCTTCCTGCAGTGGCGCCGGAGGCTGTGGGCGCAGCGGCCCCACGACTCCACGCAGCTGCTCAC GGGCCGCGCCTTCCAGGGCGCCACAGTGGGCCTGGCGCCCGTCGAGGGCATGTGCCGCGCCGAGAGCTCGGGAGGCGTGAGCACG GACCATTCGGAGCTCCCCATTGGCGCCGCAGCCACCATGGCCCATGAGATTGGCCACAGCCTCGGCCTCAGCCACGACCCCGACGGCTGCTGCGTGGAGGCTGCGGCCGAGTCCGGAGGCTGCGTCATGGCTGCGGCCACCGG GCACCCGTTCCCGCGCGTGTTCAGCGCCTGCAGCCGCCGCCAGCTGCGTGCCTTCTTCCGCAAGGGGGGCGGCGCGTGCCTCTCCAATGCCCCGGACTCCGGACTCCCCGTGCTGCCGGCGCGCTGCGGGAACGGCTTTGTGGAGGCGGGCGAGGAGTGTGACTGCGGCTCTGGCCAG GAGTGCCGCGACCTCTGCTGCTTTGCTCACAACTGTTCGCTGCGCCCGGGGGCCCAGTGCGCCCACGGGGACTGCTGCGCGCACTGCCTG CTGAAGCCGGCTGGAGCGCTGTGCCGCCAGGCCATGGGCGACTGTGACCTCCCTGAGTTCTGCACGGGCATCTCCTCCCACTGTCCCCCAGACGTTTACCTACTGGACGGCTCACCCTGTGCCAGGGGCAGTGGCTACTGCTGGGATGGCGCATGTCCCACGCTGGAGCAGCAGTGCCAGCAGCTCTGGGGGCCTG GCTCCCATCCAGCCCCCGAGGCCTGTTTCCAGGTGGTGAACTCTGCGGGAGATGCCCACGGGAACTGCGGCCAGGACAGCAAGGGCCACTTCCTGCCCTGTGCAGGGAG GGATGTCCTGTGTGGGAAGCTACAGTGCCAGGGCGGAAAGCCCAGCCTGCTCACACCGCACATGGTGCCAGTGGACTCCACCGTTCACCTAGATGGCCATGAAGTGACCTGTCGGGGAGTGTTGGCACTCCCTGGTGCCCAGCTGGACCTGCTTGGCCTGGGCATGGTAGAACCAGGCACCCAGTGTGGACCTAGAATG GTGTGCCAGAGTAGGCGCTGCGAGAACACCGCCTTCCAGGAGCTGCATCGCTGCCTGACTGCCTGCCACAGCCATGGG GTTTGCAATAGCAACCATAactgccactgtgctccaggctgggcTCCACCCTTCTGTGACAACCCAGGCTTTGGTGGCAGCACGGACAGTGGCCCTGTGCAGCCTGAAA ACCGTGACACCTTCCTGCTGGCCATGCTCCTCAGCGTCCTGCTGCCTCTGCTCCCAGGGGCTGGCCTGGCCTGGTGTTGCTACCGACTCCCAGGAGCCCATCTGCAACGATgcagctggggctgcaggaggGACCCTGCGTGCAGTGG GCCCAAGGATGGCCCACACAGGGACCACCCCCTGGGCGGCGTTCACCCCATGGAGTTGGGACCCACAGCCACTGGACAGCCCTGGGCCCTGG GCCGCGAGAACTCTCATGAGCCCAGCAGCCACCCTGAGAAGCCTGTGGCCCGCAGTCCCGCCTGA